The sequence TGGCGGCGTTTACAATCGCGTCCACGTCCTCGCATGTCAGATCGCCCTGAACCACCTCGATGATCGAAGAACCTATGCGTTTTTCCATCGTCGTTTCTCCCGGCCCCACCGGCCATCCGAACGGTTCCATTATAGCATTTGCGTGACGGAGATACTCCGGCGGTCGGATCTTTGTAGGGATGATTGCGCGGCATTCACGGTTGCTGGTAGCATGTGGCGTGACTACGGAAGGAGCGGATCGTCATGAAAATCGGCATCATCGGTCTGGCCCGGTCGGGCAAGACCACCTTGTTCAATGCGTTGAGCGGCGCGCATGCGGCCGTCGGCGCATTCGGCAGCCGGGACGCCAACGTCGCCGTCATCAAGGTGCCCGATGCGCGCGTGGACCGGCTGGCGGCGCTTGTGAAACCGAAAAAAACCACCTACGCGGAGATCCAGTTCATTGACATCGCGCCGAACGAGGCGATGGGCGAGAAGAAAGTCCTCGACAGCGCGGCGCTTACTCACCTCAAGAACACGGACGCACTGGTCCACGTGGTGCGGGCGTTCAAGAACGAGGACGTGATGCACCCGGCGGGATCCGTGGATCCCGTGCGCGATGCCCGAATGCTGGAGGAAGAACTTCAACTCACGGATCTCATCGTCATCGAAAAACGCATCGAGCGCATTGAAAAGGAACACAAGAAAGGGCCCGAACACGATTTGCTTGTACGCTGCCGCGCGCATATCGAAGGCGGTGCGCCGCTGCGGACGCTTTCCCTGGATCCGCACGAGGTTCACGATCTGGCCGGTTTCTGCTTCCTGTCGCAAAAGCCGTTGATGTTGCTCGGCAATTACGGCGAGGAATCCATCGGAACGCCGGATCCGTCGGGATTGCAGGCGTTCGCGACAGAGCATCAAATCCCGCTGATCGATCTGTGCGGCGAGATGGAGTTCGAGGTGGCGCAGTTGCCTGAATCCGAGCGCCAGGCCTTTCGGGATGACCTCGGATTGGGCGAGGAGTCGCGGACGCGCTTCATCCAGGCGGCCTACGACATGCTCGGACTCATGAGTTTTCTGACGGCGGGCGAGCCGGAAGTGCGCGCGTGGACCATTCGGAAAGGCACCAAGGCCGTGGACGCGGCGGGCGTCATCCATTCGGACATCCAGCGCGGTTTCATCCGGGCGGAAATCGTCGGATTCGATCATTTCATGCAGGCCGGATCCATGGCCAAAGCGCGCGAGCAGGGCCACATGCGCCTGGAAGGCAAGGAATACATTTTCCAGGACGGCGACATCGTTCTGTTTCGGTTCAACGTGTGATGAGCACCGGCCCGCACATCCATACACACCCTCTATCCGGCACGCCGGAAGAACGTCTGCACGCGCTGCTGCGCGCGTGCGATCGGCGTGGGCGCACGGCGATTCTGCTGCAGGACAATCCCGATCCGGACGCGCTGGCCTGTGCGGCCGTCCTGCGCGAAATCCTGTACGCCCGTCTTGGGAAGCGTTGCACGATCGGCTATGGCGGAATCTGCGGGCGCGCGGAAAACCGCGCCATGATTGAGGTGCTCAAAATTCCCGCGCGGCATGTTTCCAGGGAAGAAGCGGCCCGGTTCGACATCGTTTGCCTTGTGGATGCCCAGCCGGGCTTTGGCAACAACATCGTGGCGGCGGGTCGGCGGGTGGATGTGGTCATTGATCACCATCTGGCGCCGAAACGATGCAGATGGCACGCGACATTTGCCGATATTCGCCCGCATTACGGGGCGGCGACGACGATACTCCACGAATATCTGCTGGCGGCCGGCGTGCCGATCGGCCGCAACCTGGCCACGGCCATGTTTTACGGCATCCAATCGGACACCCAGGATCTGGGCCGGGAATCGGGCCCGGCCGATGTACGCGCCTACCAGGATCTTTTTTTGCAGGCCGACAAGCGCAAACTGGCGCGCATCCAACATGCGCCCCTGCCCAAGGATTATTTTCGGATGTTCGCGGACAGCCTTCAGACTTGCGAGATTGCGGGCACGACCCTAGTCAGTTTCATTCCCCGCTGCCTCAACCGTGACATGATTGCCGAGGTTGCGGATCGCCTTTTGCGTCTTGAAGGCATCACCGCCGCGGTGTGCTACGGCGTGTGCGGCGACCGTGTGTACCTGTCCGCCCGGGCGCGATCGCCGCGGGGGAACGCCGCCGGACGCATGCACAACGCCCTGCGCGGCATCGGCGACGGGGGCGGCCACCTGACGATGGCGGGAGGACAGGCGCCCCTAAACGGCCATGCCGAAAAATGCCTAGCGCAAATCCGTGCGCGGATATTCGAAAACTTCGCACCCCACCACACGCCAAGACCCTTGCTGACACCGGAACGCGCCGGGACAGGTCTGTATTGCATTCAAAAAAAGAAGTAGGAGGCACATTTCATGGATCCGCAAACCGTCCAGGCGCTGGCGCCGTTTCTCCACAAAGCCCAGTTGGCCAACGCCGTCACGAGTTTCGCCACCTGCCTCGGCGGCATCATGCCGCTGCTGTTCACGGCATTGGCCGGACGCCAGCCGAGGCGGTGGGTGTTCGTCTACGCCTGCGTGCTGATTACCGGCATTCCGACGGTCTGGCTGCACGCCTATGAGGGCAACCGCGTCGCGTCGTTTTTCGATGTCGGCACGAACATCCTCCTTGCATGGGCGCTGCAACTGGCAGTGGCGGGCGATTTCCTCAAGCCGGAAGCCCGTCGCCGGCTGGCGTTGGTTTCAACCAGCGCCAATCTGATCGTTATCGGTTGGCTTTTCCTCGAAATCTCCCTCGTGCCGAAGAAACCGTTGCTGGCCTTTGGATCCTTCGGCCAATTTTATGTGGGAGAGGTTGCGCTGATCCTCAACTGTTTCGTCGTGGTGGGATTGTTCGCGGCGAATCACGCCCGCATTCCCCGCGAGGCCCGCGGACTCTTCTACCTGATCGTGGCCATGTTCCTGTGCGGGCTGTTCCTTGCCACGGCGGGAAACGATCAGGTGTCGTTGCGAATCTTCGCGTGGCATTCCGTGTGGCACCTTGTCGGCGCGTTCGGATTCGTCACGCTGTGGCTTTTCAACCACGTCCGGTTTGCCGATCGCCGCGAGGCGTGAACAACGATCATCAAAAAGGGCGAACAGGCGGCCCCATGCCGGTGGATTCGCTTTTCTTTCTCGCCTTGAGCCATTGGCGCCCTTCGGCGGTGCGTTGCCGCTGAGGTTTTTCGTTCAGAGCCGCTCATGGGTGGCGAGGAATTCTTGATCGGTGATTTCCGCGGCGCGAATTAGGCTTCGTGGGGTACCCTTTGCCACTTCCCGATGAGCGGGGATGGCCAAAGTGGCGATGGAACACGGCGGCCGCTTCTTGGCCCCGCAGCGCCGGAAGCTCCAGGAAGATTTCGTCAAAGTTGCTTGGGGCGGCCAATGCGATCATACTATGCGGGAGTCGGATGTCCAACCGGAACGAAGTGAACAGAAGGATCGTGACGCATGAAACAGACTATTTCGCGCAGAGAGGCGATGACGGCGTTGGGCGCCGCGGCGGCGTTGGGCGCCATGCCCGTTGTCGAGGCCAAGGAGAAGAAATCAACCAAGGGGATCGCGCTGCAATTGTATACGATGCGCGAACCGGCCAAGAAGGATCTCGCGGGCATGCTGCAAAAAGTCAGCGCGATGGGCTGGGAGTATGTCCAATGGAGCGGCATGCCGGATCTTCCCGCGGACGAAATCCGCAAGGCGCTGGATGCCGCCGGTCTGGCGGCCATTTCCGCGCATACCAGCGTCGAGTCGTTCGAGACGGATTTTGACGGTGCGGTCAAGTTCTGGAAAACCGTCGGCAACCGCGACGTGGCGCCGGGCGGCATGATGAACGATTGCCGCGATTCACTCGAGGCATGGATACGCGGCGCGAAACGCCTCGACGCCGTCGGCGCGAAACTGCGCGGCGCGGGCATGCGGCTTTCGTATCATAATCATGCCGGGGAATTTGAAAAATTTCCCGAAGATCCGCGCTGTAAACTCGACATTCTCATGGACGAAACCAAGCCGGAAAACCTCTGCGCGGAACTCGATCTCGCGTGGGTCCTTGCCGGCGAGGCCGATCCCGTGGCCTATATCCGGAAATACGCGCAACGCTGCCCTGTGATCCACGCGAAGGATCTGGCATCGGTGAAACCGGTCAAGTTCGCGGCGCTCGGCAAGGGCATTCTGGATTGGAAGGCCATCTTCGCGGCGGGCAAGGAAGCGGGTATCGAGTGGTACGTCTACGAGCAGGACAACTGCTACGGCGATCCCTTTGGCTGCGCGAAGACCAGTTTCGAGTTCCTCGCGAAACATCTGCTGTAAGGGCGCGCGGGGCGATTCGCCGCATCGCGGAATTTGGGCGGTGCGTTTTCTGCGGGCGCGCTAGAGTGTCCAGCCTTCGCGATATTCGCGCTGGAGGAACGTGTTGGCGGTGTCGCAATTCGTCACGCGCAGATTAGCGGAATCCCACCGGATCTTCTCGCCACAACGCAAGGCGACATTGCCCAGGAGGACGGTTTCTGTCAACGGCCCCGCATAGGAAAACGGAGCGCCGGTCGGCTTGCCGGTCTTGCAGGCTTCGATCCACTCGATATAATGATTTTCGACGCGTGGAAGCGTTTTCGGCGGCTGCCGGTATTCCTGCATTTTTTCTTCAGGGATGATGCGTACGCCGTTGGCGCCGTGCGATCCGGTGAGGATCTTGCCTTTTGTGCCTACGTAGATTGCGCCGCCGCAATCGTCTCCCATGCGTCGCCCGTCTTCGAGTTCTTCGGGACGCGGCGGCATAAGCCCGCCGTCGTACCACATGAGTTTGAGCGGCGGAAATCCTTCGCGCGCGGGAAAATGGTAGGTGACGATTTCCGCCTGCGGATAGGTTTCGGTATTTTTCCATTTCTCGCGGCCGGCGCCGGGACGGACAAATAGCGAGGCCGATGCCTCGACGGTCTCCGGCGGTCCCAATTTCAGCGCGGTCACGATATGGTCGAAAATGTGGCAGCCCATGTCGCCGAGTCCGCCGGTTCCGAAGTCAATCCACCCGCGCCAGACGCGGGGATGATACCAAGGATGATAGGGCCGGGAAGGAGCGGGACCCAGCCAGAGGTCCCAGTCGAGCGATTCGGGCACGGGCGGCGTGTCGGCGGGGCGATCGATGCCTTGCGGCCAAACGGGATGCGGCGTCCACGCATGCACCTCGTGGACATCGCCGATGGCGCCGTCCCAAATCCACTCGCAGAGGAGGCGTAGGCTTTCGTGAGCGTGTCCTTGGATTCCCATTTGCGTGACCACGCCGTATTTTGCCGCTGCCTCGGCAATCATGCGCGCTTCGCGGACGCTGTGAGTGAGCGGTTTCTCGCAGTAAACGTGCTTGCCCCTCTGCATGGCGGCCATGGTCACCACGGCATGGTTGTGATCCGGCGTGGCGATCATGACGGCGTCAATGTCCTTCTGTTTGTCCAACATGATCCGGAAATCCTGGTATAGGGTCGCTTTTGGAAACCGCTTGGCCGATTTTGCCATCTGGTTGGTGTCCACGTCGCAAAGGGCGACAATGTTTTCGCTCTCCAACCGCCCCGCGTTGCCGGTTCCGATTCCGCCAAGTCCCACGCACGCGATGTTGAGGCGATCATGGGCGGAGGATCGTTTTTTTTCTCCCCTCGTTTGCCCCGACAGGATTAGTAAAGGCGCCGCGGCCATTGCTGTTCGTTTCAGAAAAGTTCGCCGACTGGTCTTTTTCAACATCTTTCGCTCCTCCTAAATGCACTACGGAAGGAAGAATATTCCCGATGAAGGCCGTAATTCCAACAAAACATTGACAACCCTATGCCGGTCGGAATACGTTATATGTGTGTCGGAAAGATGTACAAGGTTCGTCTTCCGGGAAAGGCATCGGAAAACATGAAGAAGATATTGACAGCGGCCACGTTGGCGGTTTTCGTGCTGGGTGGGGGAATGATCGCGCCCGGTTTGGCCAAGGCGGAAGACAAGCCCGTCCCGGCTGCGGGCAAGGCCGCCCCGGCTGCGGGCAAGGCCGCCCCGGCACAATCAAGGAAAGTGACCGTTACAAGCCGGTCGAGCGGGAAATCCGACCAAAAGAAACGGTCCAATATCATTACGAAGAATTCCAAGAAGGGCAAGGACGATAAGAAAAAAGGGCTGAGCAAGAGCAAGAAGAGCCTCTTCAGCAAGGACAATCCAAGCGCTGCGGGCACGAGCAGGAAAACCAACGAAGCCCAGCGCAAGGATCAGGGCCGGATCCTCGAGTGACGTCGGCGGTACGCGGCGGATCAAGCGTCAGGGGCTGCCAAATGGCGCTGGAGTTCGCCCTTGTCGGTTTCGGCCATGTTCAGGAATTGCACGCCGAAATCGTATTGTTCGTTCGACACGGGGCGCACCCAGCAGACTTTTCCCTCGCACAGAATTGCGCTGCTGGCCAATTGGATAGCGATTCGTACCCTGTCGTTGACTCCGACCCGGCGCAATGCGCTGAATCGCGCACCCTCCGTCGCGATATCCGCCGTGAGCGTGGCATAGGCCGCTTTGTCGCGGGAAAACGAAAGCCACGTACAGATTGCCTCTTCCTTGCGTGAGGCGCGCCGCTTGTCCTGCACCGTCTGGATCATCATCCGCACCCCCATGCTTTCTATGTCCATAATCAGCCTGTTTTTGAAACAAGGCGGAATACCGTTTTATTCCCAAAAAGAATCCGTGCAACCGGTTTTTTTCGATTGTCGTGGATGAAGTAGACGTTGTGGACGCGGTGGGCTTCAGCCGGGCGGTGAAACGCCTTGTCGGACAGGCTGTCTAGCCTGTCCACAGCCGAGAGTTTAGCGGCCAAGGTGCAATTTGGCGTATTGATGCTGGGGGCTGTCCGGCGGAAAGTATTCCATCATGCGCTTGTAGGTGAAGTCGAGGTTCTTGCGGTCGTTCAGCATTTCGTAGCAGGCCATGAGCTGGGTGTAGACGCGCGTAATCCCGTCCCAATTCGGATAGTCCGCCAGCAGGACTTCGTAGTATCGCGCGGCCTCGGCGGGGTCGCCGAGTTTGACGAACGAGAGGTTGCCCATGGCGGCGTAATAGGCGGGCGCGTCGGGATCCTTGGGGTCCTTTCGCACGCGGTCGTTGTAGTCGGCAATCGTCTTGCGCGCCTCTTCTTGTTCCACGCGGGGCGGAAGCAGTTGCGACGCCTCATAGGCGGTGTCCGCCTGGGGCTGCGCTTCGGGAACCGGCGCGGCGGGTTGTCGCGCGACGGGGGGGGCGGCAATGTCTTTCGGCGGCGCGGTTTTTTCGCGGTGGTAGGCGAAGATCGTTGCGGCGGCGACAATCAGCAACAGGCCTATCCAGAGAGCATTGTCGCGTAGGATCTGCTTGATGTTCGACGTTTCCATGTACCGTGCTCTTTCCTGTTTAGAATTCGCGCCACGACGTCCGGCTGATGGACAGAATGGGGTAGTTGCCGATCATGCCGAGCGGGAGGTTGTTGGCCAATTCCGGCACCTGCCAGATGCTGGGGACGTTGGTGCCCATGTCGAAATAATTGGCGACGAATGTGCCCATTACGTTGGTCTGTTTTTCGCATCGGATCTGGTTTCCGGCGTAAAACGCGCCCATGAGGTTCAATTGCGAAAGAGCCCCCACAGTCATGTTATTGGTCGCCATGATCCCAAAGCAATTGTTGACCGGGAAACTGTTGGCGGTCGTGCCGTTGGCGTTGCGGCTGTAGAGGTCGGTATTCAATGTGACGTCGCCGTTGACGAGGATGGCGGCGCGCCCGGTGTAGTGGATGGTCTTGTCGTTTCCACTGCCGCGGGTGATGATCAGATTGCCGTTGATCCGAATCTGGCCGTTGATTTCCATGACATTCGTATCCGCGTTGAACCGGATATAATCGTCGGTGGGCTGCGGCGTGCCGGGATAGGCGGTCGAGTTCTGCGTGGCGTTCCAGTAGAAATTCTGGTTTGCGGCAATGGTGATATTGCCGTTGTAGATGCCGTCGGTTTGGTTATTTGGGTCTGCGATGAGCACTTCCGAGAAGTAGTTGATGTGCGAGTAGTTTCCGCCCCGGTAGGGGTCGGGCACGAAATGGCCGTCAACCGGGTCGCGCCACGGGTCGTTCAGCGTGGGAAACGGCACCTTGTTGCCCAAGTCGTAGGTCTGATCCCAGCCGTTGTCGCTGTAGAGATTCGTGGGGTGCAGCCGCCCGCCGCCGGCGCTGGTCAACTGGTTGCCCGACCAGCCCGTGGTGACGTAAGTTCCGTCCATCGTTTCCTTGTAGGAATTGCCCGCCACGTTCGGCTGGCCGATTTCCGAGTTGCCGGAACTTCCCACCAGCCCGTTCTTGACGCGCAGTTTGGCGTTCAACGTGCTGATGGTTTCGCCGCCGAACACCGTCGTGGGCAAGGCGGGAACCCGCGCGGCCAGATCGGCCGGACAATCGGCGTAGTTGTTGTGGATGAGGCTCGTGCCGCTGAGGTCGAGGGCGTCCACCGCCAGCGCGCCCGTCAACAAGTTGTTGCCGAGCAGATGGACCGATCCATGGATGCTCACGTTGCCGTTGATCAGGCCGCCGGCTTGGCCGTTGCCGGCGAAAATCGCGTTGTTCCAGACGTTGATGTTCGTCGAGGAATACACGGTTTCGACACGGCGTGCGCTGGAGGCCTCGCCCGTGATTGGATTGACTATGCGCGCATAGGCCACCAGGGTGTGGTAGCCGTTCTCGGAACCGTTGTCGGCCACCCCATCGTTGTTGTTGTCCCGCCCATCCGTTATCCAATTGACATGATAGGCAAAATACTGCACGTCCGGCATGTTGGGGACGGTTTGCGGGACGACCCCCGCGCTGTCCCATGTGGGCAGGACGACTTGTCCGCCCTCGCGGATTTCCGAGGACCCGATCAGCCCGCTGCCGGTCGTTTCGAGTCCCTGCATGCTCCGCGCCAGCGCTGTTTCGATGCCGAGCATCACCTGTTCGTTGTCCACAAAATAGTCCACATGGCGTTCCTGATTGACTACCCGCATGGTCAGGGCGCCCAAGATGACAATGGCGATCGCGATGAACACGGTCGCGGCCAACAGCGCCATTCCGTCGTTACCCCGGCAGGGAACGCGAAGGGAAATCTTTTGGCAAGCATGCGTAAACATGGCTAGGGGTTCCTCGGTACAACCGTTTCGGACAGGGTCGTGACGAACAGCGTGCCGCGGCGCAGGCGCTGCTGCGACTGAAGCGTCACCGTGACGGCGGAACCGGTTCGCGTGAACCAAATGCCCCGGTCGAGCCGTCCGTTTCGATTGGCGTCCTCGCCCGCGTCGAGCACGCCGTTGTTGTTTGCGTCCTCGTTGTTCGGGACGCCGTTGGCGAGCACAATGTTGTTCGCGCCATTGCGTAAAAGTATTTGCGATGTTGTGACGCCGTCGCCGTTGAGGTCGGCGGTGTCGCGCTGGATGGTGCGGACCGTGCTTAGTTCGA comes from Candidatus Hydrogenedentota bacterium and encodes:
- the ychF gene encoding redox-regulated ATPase YchF; amino-acid sequence: MKIGIIGLARSGKTTLFNALSGAHAAVGAFGSRDANVAVIKVPDARVDRLAALVKPKKTTYAEIQFIDIAPNEAMGEKKVLDSAALTHLKNTDALVHVVRAFKNEDVMHPAGSVDPVRDARMLEEELQLTDLIVIEKRIERIEKEHKKGPEHDLLVRCRAHIEGGAPLRTLSLDPHEVHDLAGFCFLSQKPLMLLGNYGEESIGTPDPSGLQAFATEHQIPLIDLCGEMEFEVAQLPESERQAFRDDLGLGEESRTRFIQAAYDMLGLMSFLTAGEPEVRAWTIRKGTKAVDAAGVIHSDIQRGFIRAEIVGFDHFMQAGSMAKAREQGHMRLEGKEYIFQDGDIVLFRFNV
- a CDS encoding bifunctional oligoribonuclease/PAP phosphatase NrnA; translation: MSTGPHIHTHPLSGTPEERLHALLRACDRRGRTAILLQDNPDPDALACAAVLREILYARLGKRCTIGYGGICGRAENRAMIEVLKIPARHVSREEAARFDIVCLVDAQPGFGNNIVAAGRRVDVVIDHHLAPKRCRWHATFADIRPHYGAATTILHEYLLAAGVPIGRNLATAMFYGIQSDTQDLGRESGPADVRAYQDLFLQADKRKLARIQHAPLPKDYFRMFADSLQTCEIAGTTLVSFIPRCLNRDMIAEVADRLLRLEGITAAVCYGVCGDRVYLSARARSPRGNAAGRMHNALRGIGDGGGHLTMAGGQAPLNGHAEKCLAQIRARIFENFAPHHTPRPLLTPERAGTGLYCIQKKK
- a CDS encoding sugar phosphate isomerase/epimerase; the protein is MKQTISRREAMTALGAAAALGAMPVVEAKEKKSTKGIALQLYTMREPAKKDLAGMLQKVSAMGWEYVQWSGMPDLPADEIRKALDAAGLAAISAHTSVESFETDFDGAVKFWKTVGNRDVAPGGMMNDCRDSLEAWIRGAKRLDAVGAKLRGAGMRLSYHNHAGEFEKFPEDPRCKLDILMDETKPENLCAELDLAWVLAGEADPVAYIRKYAQRCPVIHAKDLASVKPVKFAALGKGILDWKAIFAAGKEAGIEWYVYEQDNCYGDPFGCAKTSFEFLAKHLL
- a CDS encoding Gfo/Idh/MocA family oxidoreductase, which produces MLKKTSRRTFLKRTAMAAAPLLILSGQTRGEKKRSSAHDRLNIACVGLGGIGTGNAGRLESENIVALCDVDTNQMAKSAKRFPKATLYQDFRIMLDKQKDIDAVMIATPDHNHAVVTMAAMQRGKHVYCEKPLTHSVREARMIAEAAAKYGVVTQMGIQGHAHESLRLLCEWIWDGAIGDVHEVHAWTPHPVWPQGIDRPADTPPVPESLDWDLWLGPAPSRPYHPWYHPRVWRGWIDFGTGGLGDMGCHIFDHIVTALKLGPPETVEASASLFVRPGAGREKWKNTETYPQAEIVTYHFPAREGFPPLKLMWYDGGLMPPRPEELEDGRRMGDDCGGAIYVGTKGKILTGSHGANGVRIIPEEKMQEYRQPPKTLPRVENHYIEWIEACKTGKPTGAPFSYAGPLTETVLLGNVALRCGEKIRWDSANLRVTNCDTANTFLQREYREGWTL
- a CDS encoding PilZ domain-containing protein — protein: MDIESMGVRMMIQTVQDKRRASRKEEAICTWLSFSRDKAAYATLTADIATEGARFSALRRVGVNDRVRIAIQLASSAILCEGKVCWVRPVSNEQYDFGVQFLNMAETDKGELQRHLAAPDA